From Acidicapsa acidisoli, the proteins below share one genomic window:
- a CDS encoding S41 family peptidase, which translates to MNRFFQRSVFVLSLGLLVALIAGEFGLRAVRAGSSDDGAYKQINVYQQVLKHIQAEYVTEPNMTDVTSGALHGLLETLDADSSYLTPTEYKIYKDHPIGADGQIGITVSKRFGYAVVVSVLPGSPAEKEHFTDGDAIESIEGKSTLEMSLAMIKVMLEGKPGSEVTLSLIRPHKQDHPDKVTLTRSIVSVPALGEQQYENASILYLKPVVLTPARVDEIAAHLKSMAKNGNKKVLLDLRDVSDGDEAQGERLANLFLKQGTLATVSGQKYPTQTFSADPSKFVTDAPLAVLVNRGTAGAAELAAAALADDKRADLVGERTFGEGSVQKTIELPDGAAVILTVATYSSPGGKKFLEDAVTPGVVVGLTPEQEAEEDETGTQPKTDAPLDKALELLKAKAA; encoded by the coding sequence ATGAACCGTTTCTTTCAGCGTTCTGTCTTTGTGCTTTCACTGGGTCTGCTCGTGGCCCTCATCGCCGGAGAGTTTGGCCTGCGGGCTGTGCGCGCCGGCTCCAGTGACGATGGCGCTTACAAGCAGATCAACGTGTATCAGCAGGTGTTGAAACATATCCAGGCCGAGTATGTGACCGAGCCCAACATGACGGATGTGACGTCGGGCGCGCTGCATGGCCTCCTGGAGACGCTGGACGCCGACTCGAGCTACCTGACCCCGACGGAATACAAGATTTACAAGGACCACCCCATTGGCGCGGACGGGCAGATTGGCATAACCGTCTCAAAACGCTTCGGTTACGCCGTCGTTGTCAGTGTTTTGCCTGGCTCGCCGGCGGAGAAGGAGCACTTTACGGATGGCGACGCGATCGAGTCCATTGAAGGCAAGTCCACGCTGGAGATGTCGCTGGCGATGATCAAGGTGATGCTGGAAGGCAAGCCGGGTTCGGAAGTGACGCTCTCGCTTATTCGTCCGCATAAACAGGATCACCCAGACAAGGTCACGCTGACGCGCTCGATCGTCTCTGTTCCGGCGCTGGGCGAGCAGCAGTATGAAAATGCGAGCATTCTGTATCTGAAGCCGGTGGTGCTCACGCCGGCGCGGGTGGACGAGATCGCCGCGCATCTGAAGTCGATGGCGAAGAACGGCAATAAGAAGGTGCTGTTGGACCTGCGGGACGTGAGCGATGGCGACGAAGCTCAGGGCGAGCGGCTGGCGAACCTCTTCCTGAAGCAGGGCACGCTGGCGACGGTGAGCGGACAGAAGTATCCGACGCAAACTTTTAGCGCGGACCCATCCAAATTTGTGACCGATGCGCCTTTGGCGGTGCTGGTCAATCGCGGGACGGCAGGCGCGGCTGAGCTGGCTGCTGCTGCGCTGGCGGACGATAAGCGCGCTGATCTGGTTGGCGAGCGCACATTCGGCGAGGGTTCTGTGCAGAAGACAATCGAACTGCCTGACGGCGCCGCGGTGATTCTGACGGTGGCGACGTATTCCAGCCCAGGCGGCAAGAAATTTTTGGAAGACGCCGTGACCCCTGGTGTTGTGGTCGGACTGACTCCGGAGCAGGAAGCGGAAGAGGACGAAACCGGCACGCAGCCGAAGACCGATGCTCCGCTGGATAAGGCGCTGGAGCTGCTGAAGGCCAAGGCCGCGTAG